From one Actinomycetota bacterium genomic stretch:
- a CDS encoding YbaK/EbsC family protein translates to MDGNVDTPALRALEGSGLRYRVVRTERPNSVEESAGLQGIEVGQLLRTIVVRRGADDYVFVLVPGGRQIDWPKLRAHLGVNRLSLPDQEEARAATGYERGAITPFGSTRAWPVLADATVAGMDTVAIGGGGRGINLHLAAADLLAHLRADVADVTRPATSETGAS, encoded by the coding sequence ATGGACGGGAACGTCGACACGCCGGCCCTGCGCGCGCTCGAGGGCTCGGGCCTTCGGTACCGCGTCGTGCGGACGGAGCGACCCAACAGCGTGGAGGAGAGCGCCGGGCTCCAGGGCATCGAGGTCGGTCAGCTGCTCCGGACCATCGTGGTCCGGAGGGGTGCCGACGACTACGTCTTCGTGCTGGTCCCGGGAGGTCGCCAGATCGACTGGCCGAAGCTGCGAGCCCATCTCGGGGTGAACCGGCTCTCGCTGCCCGACCAGGAAGAGGCCCGCGCTGCCACCGGCTACGAGCGTGGGGCGATCACCCCGTTCGGCTCGACCCGGGCCTGGCCGGTGCTGGCCGACGCCACCGTGGCGGGCATGGACACGGTGGCAATCGGCGGTGGTGGCCGCGGGATCAACCTCCACCTGGCCGCCGCTGACCTCCTGGCCCACCTCCGCGCCGACGTGGCCGATGTCACCCGGCCGGCCACCTCGGAGACCGGCGCGAGCTGA